One window of Haloarchaeobius salinus genomic DNA carries:
- a CDS encoding phosphotransacetylase family protein, with protein sequence MNPLLVTANEESTGKTAVTLALAQAARERGTDVGYMKPKGTRLQSNVGKTLDEDPMLARELLGLDAEMHELEPVVYSPTFVQEAIRGRETADEVRERIREAFDALAADHDRLFVEGGGLTAGRILDIADGDIAELLDASVLLVCPYDSVTDVDDVLAAVDDLDGSLSGVLFNRVSESAYDQLQEDVVPFLESRGVTVHGVLPREQDLAGVTVGELADDLGADVLTDVPTDAFVERFSVAAMGPDAALRGLRRTKDTAVITGGDRSEIHTAALEAPGVKCLILTGGHRPSGAVLGKAAEKGVPVMVVNSNTLTTIERAEDVVRVGRTRDEETVERMGELLARNADLDGILDD encoded by the coding sequence ATGAACCCGTTACTCGTCACCGCGAACGAAGAGAGCACCGGCAAGACGGCGGTCACGCTCGCACTCGCCCAGGCGGCGCGCGAGCGGGGGACCGACGTCGGCTACATGAAACCCAAGGGCACGCGGCTCCAGTCGAACGTCGGCAAGACGCTCGACGAGGACCCGATGCTCGCCCGCGAGCTGCTCGGTCTCGACGCCGAGATGCACGAGCTCGAACCCGTCGTCTACTCGCCGACGTTCGTCCAGGAGGCCATCCGGGGCCGCGAGACGGCCGACGAGGTCAGAGAGCGCATCCGAGAGGCCTTCGACGCCCTCGCCGCGGACCACGACCGCCTGTTCGTCGAGGGCGGCGGGCTGACCGCCGGCAGGATCCTCGACATCGCGGACGGGGACATCGCCGAGCTGCTCGACGCGTCGGTCCTGCTCGTCTGTCCGTACGACTCGGTGACCGACGTGGACGACGTGCTCGCAGCGGTCGACGACCTCGACGGCTCGCTCTCCGGCGTGCTGTTCAACCGCGTCTCGGAGTCGGCGTACGACCAGCTCCAGGAGGACGTGGTACCGTTCCTCGAGAGCCGGGGGGTCACCGTCCACGGTGTGCTCCCCCGGGAGCAGGACCTCGCGGGCGTCACGGTCGGCGAGCTGGCCGACGACCTCGGTGCCGACGTGCTGACCGACGTACCGACCGACGCGTTCGTCGAACGGTTCAGCGTCGCCGCGATGGGTCCCGACGCCGCCCTGCGCGGCCTGCGCCGCACGAAGGACACCGCCGTCATCACCGGCGGTGACCGCTCGGAGATACACACCGCCGCGCTCGAGGCACCGGGCGTGAAGTGCCTCATCCTCACCGGTGGGCACCGGCCGTCGGGCGCGGTGCTGGGCAAGGCAGCCGAGAAGGGCGTCCCCGTCATGGTCGTCAACTCGAACACCCTCACGACCATCGAGCGCGCCGAGGACGTGGTACGCGTCGGCCGGACCCGCGACGAGGAGACCGTCGAGCGCATGGGCGAGCTGCTGGCCCGCAACGCCGACCTCGACGGCATCCTCGACGACTGA
- a CDS encoding DUF7504 family protein, producing the protein MTTERDPFDRLTPGTQALVLTPSLQSPLATLPPEAFENLLVVSTTRPPRKVEQFVRDRGGDPNRVGVVPVSGSPVDYDGPLWTTSVVHPNDLTGVHDRFDRAMVHVKPGEGWVLFDNVNVLLMYAERSAVGQLVDSMAATTRERAVRGVFALVRDAVADSTYERFGDTMDVELDGRGG; encoded by the coding sequence ATGACGACTGAGCGCGATCCGTTCGACCGGCTGACCCCCGGTACGCAGGCACTGGTGCTCACGCCGTCGCTGCAGTCACCGCTCGCGACGCTCCCGCCCGAGGCGTTCGAGAACCTGCTCGTCGTCTCGACGACGCGCCCGCCCCGCAAGGTCGAGCAGTTCGTCCGCGACCGCGGCGGCGACCCGAACAGGGTCGGGGTCGTCCCCGTCTCGGGCTCCCCCGTGGACTACGACGGCCCGCTGTGGACCACCTCGGTCGTCCACCCGAACGACCTGACCGGCGTCCACGACCGGTTCGACCGGGCGATGGTCCACGTCAAACCCGGCGAGGGCTGGGTGCTGTTCGACAACGTGAACGTGCTGTTGATGTACGCGGAGCGGTCGGCGGTCGGCCAGCTGGTCGACTCGATGGCGGCGACCACCCGCGAGCGGGCCGTCCGGGGGGTGTTCGCGCTCGTCCGCGACGCCGTCGCCGACTCGACGTACGAACGATTCGGGGACACGATGGACGTGGAACTCGACGGTCGGGGTGGCTGA
- a CDS encoding PRC-barrel domain-containing protein, producing the protein MNGTPQEITALVGREVYSNNGVFVGEIEDVRLDVENEVVTGLALADLNQELFSNRIGDHRGVLVPYRWVRAVGDVVLINDIIERLKTPDEEDEVVA; encoded by the coding sequence ATGAACGGTACTCCGCAGGAGATCACGGCCCTCGTCGGTCGGGAGGTCTACTCGAACAACGGCGTGTTCGTCGGCGAGATCGAGGACGTCCGACTCGACGTCGAGAACGAGGTCGTCACCGGGCTCGCACTGGCGGACCTCAACCAGGAGCTGTTCAGCAACCGCATCGGCGACCACCGCGGCGTGCTCGTCCCCTACCGCTGGGTCCGCGCTGTCGGTGACGTGGTGCTCATCAACGACATCATCGAGCGCCTGAAGACCCCGGACGAGGAGGACGAAGTCGTCGCCTAG
- a CDS encoding DHH family phosphoesterase yields the protein MSTGVSIAAMSRYAILGCGSVGHAVAEELVGQGKDVLIVDKDEGRVEALRDQDLNAQSADIREPDTAEAVEDCDVVLIMSSDIEANKEAVANIRERDGDQFVVVRASDPVSGDELTELGADVVINPSSVIADAAMRSLESGELEYRATQLSEVLTDADGRVAIFTNESPDPDSIASAAALQAIASHLGVEADICYLGDIGHQENRAFVNLLGIELLNWADIEDQDQYDTMAVVDNARTSEEFDLSVDIVIDHYESEEEWDASFVDVRPNVSSTSTIMTKYIQEFDMKVDEAVATALLYGIREETLDFKRDTTPADLTAAAYLYPFANHDLLEQVESPSMSPETLDVLAEAIQNREVQGSHLVSNAGFIRDREALAQAAQHLLNLEGITTTAVFGIADDTIFLAARSKDIRMNIGKVLSDAYGGIGEAAGHSTQASAEISLGIFTGIETNDENRDTLLSLTEEAVKRKLFEAMGVESGESSNGS from the coding sequence ATGAGTACCGGGGTCAGCATCGCTGCGATGTCGAGATATGCGATTCTCGGCTGCGGGAGCGTCGGTCACGCGGTCGCAGAGGAACTGGTCGGGCAGGGCAAGGACGTGCTCATCGTCGACAAGGACGAGGGGCGCGTCGAGGCGCTGCGCGACCAGGACCTCAACGCCCAGTCGGCGGACATCCGCGAGCCCGACACCGCCGAGGCGGTCGAGGACTGCGACGTGGTCCTCATCATGTCCTCGGACATCGAGGCGAACAAGGAGGCCGTCGCGAACATCCGCGAGCGCGACGGCGACCAGTTCGTCGTCGTGCGCGCCTCGGACCCCGTCTCCGGCGACGAGCTCACCGAACTTGGTGCCGACGTCGTCATCAACCCGTCCTCGGTGATCGCCGACGCGGCGATGCGCTCGCTCGAGTCGGGCGAGCTGGAGTACCGCGCCACGCAGCTCTCGGAGGTGCTCACCGACGCCGACGGCCGCGTCGCCATCTTCACCAACGAGAGCCCGGACCCGGACTCCATCGCGAGCGCGGCCGCCCTGCAGGCCATCGCCTCGCACCTCGGCGTCGAGGCCGACATCTGCTACCTCGGCGACATCGGCCACCAGGAGAACCGCGCGTTCGTCAACCTGCTCGGTATCGAGCTGTTGAACTGGGCGGACATCGAGGACCAGGACCAGTACGACACGATGGCGGTCGTCGACAACGCGAGGACCAGCGAGGAGTTCGACCTGTCGGTCGACATCGTCATCGACCACTACGAGTCCGAGGAGGAGTGGGACGCGTCGTTCGTCGACGTGCGCCCGAACGTCTCCTCCACGTCGACCATCATGACGAAGTACATCCAGGAGTTCGACATGAAGGTCGACGAGGCGGTCGCGACCGCGCTCCTCTACGGCATCCGCGAGGAGACCCTGGACTTCAAGCGGGACACGACGCCCGCCGATCTCACGGCGGCGGCGTACCTCTACCCGTTCGCGAACCACGACCTGCTCGAACAGGTCGAGTCGCCGTCGATGAGCCCGGAGACGCTGGACGTGCTCGCCGAGGCCATCCAGAACCGCGAGGTGCAGGGCAGCCACCTCGTCTCGAACGCGGGCTTCATCCGCGACCGCGAGGCGCTCGCACAGGCGGCCCAGCACCTCCTGAACCTGGAGGGCATCACGACGACGGCGGTGTTCGGCATCGCGGACGACACCATCTTCCTCGCGGCCCGCTCGAAGGACATCCGGATGAACATCGGGAAGGTGCTCTCGGACGCCTACGGCGGCATCGGCGAGGCCGCGGGCCACTCGACGCAGGCCAGCGCGGAGATATCGCTGGGCATCTTCACGGGTATCGAGACGAACGACGAGAACCGGGACACGCTCCTCTCGCTCACCGAGGAGGCGGTCAAGCGGAAGCTGTTCGAGGCGATGGGTGTCGAGAGCGGCGAGTCCAGTAACGGGAGCTAG
- the sugE gene encoding quaternary ammonium compound efflux SMR transporter SugE, translating into MSWGILVVAGLFEIAWAVGLEYSEGFSKPVPSALTVVALAISMLLLARAIESLPVGTAYAVWTGIGAVGTAILGVLLFDEPATLVRAGFLGLIVAGIVGLHATGA; encoded by the coding sequence ATGTCCTGGGGAATCCTCGTCGTCGCTGGGCTGTTCGAGATCGCGTGGGCGGTCGGGCTGGAGTACTCCGAGGGGTTCTCGAAGCCGGTGCCCTCGGCGCTGACAGTCGTCGCGCTCGCCATCAGCATGCTGTTGCTCGCGCGTGCCATCGAGAGCCTCCCGGTCGGGACCGCCTACGCGGTGTGGACCGGCATCGGTGCGGTCGGGACAGCCATCCTCGGCGTGCTGCTGTTCGACGAGCCGGCGACGCTGGTACGTGCGGGTTTCCTGGGGCTCATCGTCGCCGGAATCGTGGGACTGCACGCGACTGGCGCGTGA
- a CDS encoding YrdB family protein: MVLRPANRGLRFLLEVFALLAIAYWGFASGDSLPGRVALGLAAPFAVAVVWGVFGSPQAAIPVSDRARLLLEGLVFGAATAGLYAVGQPILAGLFAALVVVNHALMRVWDQ; encoded by the coding sequence ATGGTCCTCCGGCCGGCGAACCGTGGCCTCCGCTTCCTCCTCGAGGTGTTCGCGTTGCTCGCTATCGCGTACTGGGGGTTCGCCAGCGGCGACTCACTGCCCGGCAGGGTCGCCCTCGGACTCGCCGCGCCGTTTGCCGTCGCGGTCGTCTGGGGTGTGTTCGGGTCGCCGCAGGCGGCGATTCCCGTTTCGGACCGGGCACGACTGCTGCTGGAGGGACTCGTCTTCGGCGCGGCGACGGCGGGGCTGTACGCCGTCGGGCAGCCGATTCTCGCTGGACTGTTCGCCGCGCTGGTCGTCGTGAATCACGCCCTCATGCGCGTCTGGGACCAGTGA
- the guaB gene encoding IMP dehydrogenase, translating into MAKDAPRGGQFSGKLDVPEALTFDDVLLRPKESRVEPDDADLTSRVSKHVELPVPVLSAAMDTVTEAEMGIAMARHGGLGVIHRNLDVEEMASHVERVKRADELIIRDVVTAKPEQTVREVDEMMDREGVNGAPVVDDEGVVLGIISGTDIRPYLEVGEQDSVREAMTEEVITAEKGVTAREALELMYEHKIERVPIVGEDDQLIGLVTMQGILQRREYDNAARDEDGRLIAGAAVGPFEVDRAVAADEAGADVLFIDCAHAHNRNVVDSAREIKAQVEADVVVGNIGTREAAEALVDFADGLKVGIGPGSICTTRIVSGAGMPQITAVAQVADVAAKHDVPVIADGGIRYSGDAIKAIAAGADAVMLGSYFAGTDEAPGRVVTMQGKKYKQYRGMGSVGAMQSGDSQRYLKEDDEDEEYVPEGVEAATPYKGSLKSELHQLVGGMQSGMGYVGAGTVHEFKERAEFVRVSSAGQTESHAHDVLITDEAPNYSPDGS; encoded by the coding sequence ATGGCGAAAGACGCTCCACGAGGCGGTCAGTTCTCGGGCAAACTAGACGTTCCAGAGGCGTTGACCTTCGACGACGTGCTGCTCCGACCGAAGGAGAGCCGGGTCGAACCGGACGACGCGGACCTGACATCGCGCGTGTCCAAGCACGTCGAGCTGCCGGTCCCCGTCCTGTCGGCGGCGATGGACACCGTCACGGAGGCGGAGATGGGCATCGCGATGGCCCGTCACGGCGGGCTCGGCGTCATCCACCGCAACCTCGACGTCGAGGAGATGGCGAGCCACGTCGAGCGCGTCAAGCGGGCGGACGAGCTCATCATCCGCGACGTGGTGACTGCGAAGCCGGAGCAGACGGTCCGCGAGGTCGACGAGATGATGGACCGCGAGGGCGTCAACGGCGCGCCCGTCGTCGACGACGAGGGCGTCGTCCTCGGCATCATCTCCGGCACGGACATCCGGCCGTACCTGGAGGTCGGCGAGCAGGACAGCGTCCGCGAGGCGATGACCGAGGAGGTCATCACCGCCGAGAAGGGCGTCACCGCGCGCGAGGCGCTCGAACTCATGTACGAGCACAAGATCGAGCGCGTCCCCATCGTCGGCGAGGACGACCAGCTCATCGGGCTCGTGACGATGCAGGGCATCCTCCAGCGCCGCGAGTACGACAACGCGGCGCGCGACGAGGACGGCCGGCTCATCGCCGGTGCCGCCGTCGGTCCGTTCGAGGTCGACCGCGCCGTCGCCGCCGACGAGGCCGGTGCCGACGTGCTGTTCATCGACTGCGCGCACGCCCACAACCGGAACGTGGTCGACAGCGCGCGCGAGATCAAGGCCCAGGTCGAGGCAGACGTGGTCGTCGGCAACATCGGCACGCGGGAGGCGGCCGAGGCTCTCGTCGACTTCGCGGACGGCCTGAAGGTCGGTATCGGACCGGGCTCTATCTGTACGACGCGGATCGTCTCCGGCGCGGGGATGCCCCAGATCACGGCGGTCGCGCAAGTCGCCGACGTCGCCGCGAAGCACGACGTGCCCGTCATCGCGGACGGGGGCATCCGCTACTCCGGCGACGCTATCAAGGCCATCGCGGCCGGTGCGGACGCGGTGATGCTCGGCTCGTACTTCGCCGGCACGGACGAGGCACCGGGTCGCGTCGTCACGATGCAGGGGAAGAAGTACAAGCAGTACCGCGGCATGGGCAGCGTCGGCGCGATGCAGTCCGGCGACAGCCAGCGGTACCTGAAGGAGGACGACGAGGACGAGGAGTACGTCCCCGAGGGCGTCGAGGCCGCCACGCCGTACAAGGGCAGCCTGAAGTCCGAGCTCCACCAGCTCGTCGGCGGGATGCAGTCCGGGATGGGCTACGTCGGTGCCGGCACCGTCCACGAGTTCAAGGAGCGCGCCGAGTTCGTACGCGTCTCGTCGGCCGGGCAGACCGAGAGCCACGCCCACGACGTGCTCATCACGGACGAGGCACCGAACTACAGCCCCGACGGGAGCTGA
- a CDS encoding DUF5794 domain-containing protein, with protein sequence MNPASHPIAARLEALVGGDAKLLATVMGLPLVDGIFPALVLAGALDGPLNVLQVGLLVFGGSATVAVVLAEMDGTRREITMTVAAVGVGLVALAAVEAALAPTIESVLDIHTFERAAALVVLAVAAKTASARVGEYLPRPAVVVGLGLLVSLDLSNPRLEVVPDPQLVLAAAAAAAVGAGFALAVAVAGPHLRRRMDVDRFRFGSAVALGLLALSILGLEVGSAPLAVVGVAALFALEPGRGDDCPDDPTRDATPHAEAAD encoded by the coding sequence ATGAACCCGGCCAGCCACCCCATCGCCGCACGACTCGAAGCCCTCGTCGGCGGCGACGCGAAGCTGCTCGCGACCGTCATGGGCCTCCCGCTCGTCGACGGCATCTTCCCGGCGCTCGTCCTCGCGGGTGCGCTCGACGGGCCCCTGAACGTCCTCCAGGTCGGCCTGCTCGTCTTCGGCGGCAGTGCGACCGTCGCCGTCGTCCTCGCCGAGATGGACGGCACCAGACGCGAGATCACGATGACCGTCGCCGCCGTCGGCGTCGGGCTCGTCGCCCTCGCCGCCGTCGAGGCAGCCCTCGCTCCCACCATCGAGAGCGTCCTCGACATCCACACGTTCGAACGCGCCGCCGCGCTCGTCGTCCTCGCCGTCGCCGCCAAGACCGCGTCCGCCCGCGTCGGCGAGTACCTCCCCCGCCCCGCGGTCGTGGTCGGCCTCGGGCTCCTCGTCAGCCTGGACCTCTCGAACCCCCGGCTCGAGGTCGTGCCCGACCCGCAGCTCGTCCTCGCGGCCGCCGCTGCTGCCGCCGTCGGTGCCGGCTTCGCCCTCGCCGTCGCCGTCGCCGGCCCGCACCTCCGCCGGCGGATGGACGTCGACCGCTTCCGCTTCGGCAGCGCCGTCGCGCTCGGCCTGCTCGCGCTCTCCATCCTCGGGCTCGAGGTCGGCTCCGCGCCCCTCGCCGTCGTCGGTGTCGCCGCCCTGTTCGCGCTCGAACCCGGCCGCGGCGACGACTGTCCGGACGACCCCACTCGCGACGCCACCCCCCACGCCGAAGCCGCCGACTGA
- a CDS encoding DUF5795 family protein, with protein MPDNRVVQGRMVTPKKLAELVEGDSVMEAEPIADTDRECPDCGGDVLEVVYMPSVTELVTGYKCQDCDWADDDRD; from the coding sequence ATGCCAGACAACCGCGTCGTCCAGGGCCGGATGGTCACCCCGAAGAAACTCGCCGAGCTCGTCGAGGGCGACTCCGTCATGGAGGCCGAACCCATCGCCGACACCGACCGCGAGTGCCCCGACTGCGGCGGTGACGTCCTCGAGGTCGTCTACATGCCGAGCGTCACCGAACTCGTCACCGGCTACAAGTGCCAGGACTGCGACTGGGCCGACGACGACCGCGACTAA
- a CDS encoding SWIM zinc finger family protein: protein MPRQLDFEAERDRGGDSWGRADPRAALLEQFGRYGYRVTLPGGSVHHLALGHDSGVYEGRCDCRGFEYQDGPCAHLCTVRKAVDLALTDDQDQPVSIQPMTDETIRVDPDAQAHRVRADGGVRR, encoded by the coding sequence ATGCCGCGTCAGCTCGACTTCGAGGCCGAACGCGACCGCGGTGGCGACTCGTGGGGGCGAGCCGACCCACGCGCCGCTCTCCTCGAGCAGTTCGGCCGCTACGGGTATCGGGTGACTCTTCCTGGTGGCTCCGTCCACCACCTCGCTCTCGGCCACGACAGCGGCGTCTACGAGGGCCGCTGTGACTGCCGCGGCTTCGAGTACCAGGACGGCCCCTGCGCTCACCTCTGCACCGTCCGCAAGGCCGTCGACCTCGCACTCACCGACGACCAGGACCAGCCCGTCAGTATCCAGCCCATGACCGACGAGACGATCCGCGTCGACCCCGACGCGCAGGCTCACCGGGTGCGAGCTGACGGGGGTGTCCGACGATGA
- a CDS encoding CopG family ribbon-helix-helix protein → MAQMESDESAVTRVTVRVPQDLLNEYDETLEARGANRSEAIRGHMRRVSNESTPNGERTPPTDDELLAAGYRALIEVSDRGGIPLDQAKSAVAQKTGLGKEFVGPRIIDPLRERGYLTRCGDPYRRPWVVVR, encoded by the coding sequence ATGGCACAGATGGAGAGCGACGAGTCGGCCGTCACCCGCGTCACCGTCCGGGTGCCGCAGGACCTGCTCAACGAGTACGACGAGACGCTCGAGGCTCGCGGTGCGAACCGAAGCGAGGCGATTCGTGGCCACATGCGCCGCGTCAGCAACGAATCGACGCCCAACGGAGAGCGCACCCCGCCGACCGACGATGAGCTGCTCGCGGCAGGCTATAGGGCCCTCATCGAAGTGAGCGACCGTGGCGGAATCCCGCTCGACCAGGCGAAGTCCGCCGTCGCACAGAAAACTGGGCTCGGTAAGGAGTTCGTCGGGCCGCGTATTATCGACCCACTCCGGGAAAGGGGTTACCTCACCCGGTGTGGAGATCCTTATCGCCGTCCGTGGGTGGTGGTTCGATGA